Proteins encoded within one genomic window of Solibaculum mannosilyticum:
- a CDS encoding EpsG family protein — MILSMAFYGISYLLTAVFAQESIRPRSRKFTYLFMALTVFVPSFLAAIRDQVGTDYMSYYYLFEKAKSGVFTDIESGYKGLMWLVVRLGGDFHILSFVVMAITIVFIYAGIVYFKEKIEVGPALFAYLMLNYQQDLNMVRQAASIAIAFYAFRFLLENKLVKYIIVILLASTIHLTALIMIPFYWIFRLFSGRYSLGVKFISYAVMIVLVLNLSTILGWMIDLFPSLKQYEVYISQRLHFGIGTIAVQMPYLLPGLLFYRKLTKDNPTFRFYVDLMVVGIILRYAGYFGVYYLNRFSLYFIIPAQFLLTGCYAKAMKAYRQRWIVVVLGLYIFGYWFWYYGLEGFNDTVPFTNIFGINFPF, encoded by the coding sequence ATGATATTATCCATGGCCTTTTATGGAATCAGCTATTTGCTAACAGCTGTATTTGCACAAGAATCCATCCGGCCTAGATCCAGAAAATTCACGTATTTATTCATGGCGCTGACGGTATTTGTGCCTTCTTTCTTGGCAGCAATCCGCGATCAAGTGGGCACGGATTACATGAGTTATTACTACCTTTTTGAAAAGGCCAAGTCCGGTGTTTTTACCGATATCGAATCGGGATACAAAGGTCTAATGTGGTTGGTCGTCCGATTAGGCGGCGATTTTCATATTCTGAGCTTTGTGGTCATGGCTATTACAATTGTATTTATCTATGCAGGGATTGTCTATTTCAAGGAGAAGATAGAAGTAGGCCCGGCTTTATTTGCTTACCTGATGCTGAACTACCAGCAGGATCTTAACATGGTGCGGCAAGCCGCTTCCATTGCCATTGCCTTTTATGCCTTCCGCTTTTTGCTGGAAAATAAACTGGTAAAATACATCATTGTTATTTTGCTGGCATCTACCATTCATTTGACGGCATTGATCATGATACCATTTTACTGGATATTCCGCTTGTTTTCAGGACGTTATTCTCTAGGCGTCAAGTTTATCAGTTATGCGGTTATGATTGTATTAGTGCTTAACTTAAGCACGATTTTAGGATGGATGATCGATCTATTCCCATCGTTGAAACAATATGAGGTGTATATTAGCCAACGCCTTCATTTTGGAATAGGGACAATTGCCGTTCAGATGCCCTATCTGTTACCAGGGCTGCTGTTTTATCGGAAGCTTACAAAGGACAACCCTACTTTCCGTTTTTATGTTGACCTGATGGTGGTTGGCATTATTCTTCGTTATGCCGGCTACTTTGGGGTATACTATCTCAACCGATTTTCCCTTTACTTTATTATACCAGCCCAATTTTTGCTGACTGGCTGTTATGCAAAAGCTATGAAGGCATACCGTCAGCGCTGGATAGTGGTGGTTTTAGGTTTGTATATTTTTGGGTATTGGTTCTGGTACTATGGCTTGGAAGGATTCAACGACACCGTTCCCTTTACCAATATCTTTGGTATCAACTTCCCGTTTTGA
- a CDS encoding PPC domain-containing DNA-binding protein → MVYQWLHDTLVIRLDRGEEVVTSIENACQKSCVRLGTVSAIGAVDHAVVGLYRVEEQEYHSNIFDMPLEIVGLTGNVTTKEGKVYLHLHAALADETGRVVGGHLNEARVSATCEIFIRRLEGEVERVPDPSIGLNVLDLPDSQVTYLTQISYEK, encoded by the coding sequence GTGGTATATCAATGGCTTCATGATACACTGGTCATCCGTCTGGACCGAGGGGAGGAAGTGGTGACGAGCATTGAGAATGCCTGCCAAAAGAGCTGTGTCCGTTTAGGGACTGTCTCAGCCATCGGCGCGGTGGACCACGCTGTAGTAGGGCTTTATCGGGTAGAGGAACAGGAATACCACTCCAATATCTTTGACATGCCGTTGGAGATTGTGGGATTGACTGGCAACGTCACCACCAAAGAAGGCAAAGTTTATCTCCACCTTCATGCTGCTTTGGCCGATGAAACCGGCCGCGTCGTCGGAGGACATCTCAATGAGGCACGAGTCAGCGCCACCTGTGAGATTTTTATCCGCCGGTTGGAGGGAGAGGTGGAACGAGTGCCGGATCCTTCCATAGGCCTTAATGTGCTGGACCTCCCAGATTCTCAAGTGACGTATCTTACACAGATATCCTATGAAAAATAA
- a CDS encoding GNAT family N-acetyltransferase — protein MEIIFRPYEQKDIAQLTKLWNHITEEGISFPGDQLLSEQEASDMFAAQTLTACAVDGDEVLGFYILHPNAVGRCAHVANASYGVKEGCRGRGIGRRLVQHSLEQAKAHGFVGLQFNAVVETNTVAIGLYKQLGFRHVGTIQKGYHAKDGSLRDILIFYYLF, from the coding sequence ATGGAGATTATTTTCCGCCCGTATGAGCAAAAAGACATTGCGCAGTTAACCAAGCTTTGGAATCACATCACGGAAGAGGGAATCAGTTTTCCAGGGGATCAGCTGCTGAGTGAACAAGAGGCATCCGACATGTTTGCCGCCCAGACGCTGACAGCTTGTGCCGTAGATGGGGATGAAGTGCTTGGATTTTATATTTTGCATCCCAACGCCGTCGGCCGATGTGCCCATGTGGCCAATGCATCTTACGGTGTCAAGGAAGGCTGCCGGGGACGAGGTATCGGACGCCGTTTGGTACAGCATTCCCTGGAGCAGGCGAAGGCGCACGGATTTGTGGGACTGCAGTTCAACGCTGTGGTGGAGACCAATACAGTGGCCATCGGGCTCTACAAACAGCTGGGATTCCGGCATGTGGGCACCATTCAAAAAGGGTACCACGCCAAGGACGGATCTCTGCGTGATATTTTGATTTTTTACTATCTGTTTTGA
- a CDS encoding GTP-binding protein, which produces MRKTIGVLAHVDAGKTTFSEQILYHTQAIRTCGRVDHQNTFLDGHAIERQRGITIFSDQAPFTYQGHEYTLIDTPGHVDFSAEMERSIQVMDCAVVVVSCVEGVQGHTRTVWKLLRQWGIPTLFFLNKMDRQGADPDGVMEQLRNKLSTGCVDFGTDFHHGRPGDRLVEQVAELDDGLLEKYLETGISERDFTAAVRNMVKQGQLFPCFVGSALLDQGIEDFLEDLDFLIQGDEKEDPPLEGPFGGIVYKCRHDANGNRVMFLKVTSGQLRAKDEIVCRLPDGNVRREKINELRLCHGLKYTPLDVAKAGDLCAVTGLSGIQPGDGVGCVTEHPHYQTTPTLSAKVLWGETVPAKDVLKIFRLLEEEDPMLHVQWEEEQGEIQVRIMGPIQLEVLGAEVKQRFGLEVSFGPCRILYRETIATSAVGYGHFEPLRHYAEVHVKLEPGRRGSGITFESRCSSDLLDAHYQRLIETHVFERQHKGILTGSVLTDVHITLLAGRAHLKHTEGGDFRQATYRAIRQGLEQAQPILLEPYYAFQVEAEPEQLGRILADAERMRCQFDPPELTEDRAVVTGRGPVSTLMEYSRELAAFTRGHGQISLTFDGYEPCHNTQEVVESIGYDKDRDVQNTSDSVFCSHGAGFPVKWYEVKDYIHIKG; this is translated from the coding sequence ATGAGGAAAACCATCGGCGTCCTGGCCCACGTGGACGCAGGCAAAACTACATTTTCAGAACAGATTCTTTATCATACCCAGGCCATCCGGACCTGCGGCCGGGTGGATCATCAAAATACTTTTCTAGATGGACATGCCATTGAACGTCAGCGCGGGATCACCATCTTTTCCGACCAAGCGCCGTTTACATACCAGGGACACGAGTATACTCTCATCGATACCCCGGGCCATGTGGACTTTTCTGCCGAAATGGAACGGTCGATTCAGGTGATGGATTGTGCCGTGGTGGTGGTCAGCTGCGTGGAAGGGGTTCAGGGACACACGAGGACGGTATGGAAATTATTGCGTCAATGGGGAATCCCCACCCTGTTTTTTCTCAATAAGATGGATCGTCAGGGTGCCGATCCAGACGGGGTGATGGAACAGTTGCGGAATAAATTGTCTACAGGATGCGTGGATTTTGGGACGGATTTTCATCACGGCCGCCCTGGCGACCGACTGGTAGAACAGGTGGCTGAATTGGATGACGGTCTGTTGGAAAAGTATCTGGAGACAGGCATCTCAGAAAGAGATTTCACAGCGGCCGTACGGAATATGGTAAAACAAGGACAGCTTTTTCCCTGTTTTGTCGGTTCAGCGCTTTTGGATCAGGGGATTGAGGATTTTCTGGAGGACTTGGATTTCCTGATACAGGGGGACGAAAAAGAGGATCCGCCGTTGGAGGGGCCTTTTGGAGGCATCGTCTACAAATGCAGGCACGATGCAAATGGGAACCGTGTGATGTTCCTCAAAGTGACCAGTGGACAGCTGCGTGCCAAAGATGAAATCGTCTGCCGCCTGCCGGACGGCAATGTGCGCCGGGAGAAAATCAATGAGCTCCGGCTTTGTCATGGACTCAAATACACACCTCTGGATGTAGCAAAAGCAGGGGATCTGTGCGCTGTCACCGGGCTCAGCGGCATCCAACCCGGCGACGGGGTAGGATGCGTTACCGAACACCCCCACTACCAGACAACGCCGACATTATCGGCAAAGGTTCTGTGGGGTGAGACAGTACCGGCCAAAGACGTGCTGAAGATTTTCCGTCTGCTGGAGGAGGAAGATCCTATGCTGCACGTCCAATGGGAAGAGGAACAAGGGGAAATCCAAGTGCGCATCATGGGCCCCATCCAGCTGGAAGTGCTTGGGGCGGAGGTCAAACAACGGTTCGGCCTGGAAGTATCTTTTGGGCCATGCCGCATCCTTTACCGGGAGACCATTGCCACGTCCGCCGTTGGATACGGCCATTTTGAACCGCTGCGGCATTATGCCGAGGTCCATGTGAAGCTGGAGCCGGGCAGACGGGGAAGCGGCATCACTTTTGAGAGCCGATGTTCCAGCGACCTGTTGGACGCCCATTATCAGCGCCTCATTGAGACCCATGTATTTGAACGGCAGCATAAAGGGATTTTGACAGGGAGCGTCCTAACCGATGTACACATCACATTGCTGGCGGGACGCGCTCATCTCAAACACACCGAAGGCGGGGACTTCCGCCAGGCCACATACCGGGCCATACGCCAGGGATTGGAACAGGCACAACCCATATTGCTGGAGCCTTATTATGCCTTTCAAGTAGAGGCGGAACCGGAACAGCTTGGCCGCATCCTGGCCGATGCCGAACGCATGCGCTGCCAGTTTGATCCCCCGGAACTGACTGAGGATCGGGCTGTTGTGACGGGACGGGGACCAGTCAGCACCTTGATGGAATACAGCCGTGAACTGGCCGCCTTTACCAGAGGGCATGGCCAAATTTCCCTGACCTTTGACGGTTATGAACCGTGCCACAACACGCAGGAGGTGGTAGAAAGCATCGGGTACGACAAGGACCGGGATGTGCAGAACACTTCGGATTCGGTATTCTGTTCCCATGGAGCAGGTTTTCCTGTCAAGTGGTACGAGGTCAAAGATTATATCCACATCAAGGGATAG
- a CDS encoding pyridoxamine 5'-phosphate oxidase family protein, producing the protein MQYQMRRSKRALPEHQARAILEKGEYGILSLQGEEPYGIPLSYVVHQNCIYFHCALEGRKIDCMRSNPSVSFCVVGKVQPKHRPLYFTTLFESAIVTGKAQPVEDIEEKTLALVELCKKYFPELSPQVKEEAAQSARNSMDRTGVYRISIDEITGKSNIPQEQEEG; encoded by the coding sequence TTGCAGTATCAGATGAGACGGTCAAAACGCGCCCTTCCGGAGCATCAGGCCCGCGCGATTCTGGAAAAAGGGGAATACGGCATACTATCCCTTCAGGGGGAGGAACCTTATGGGATCCCTCTTTCCTATGTGGTGCATCAGAATTGCATCTATTTTCACTGCGCCTTAGAGGGACGCAAAATCGATTGTATGAGATCCAATCCGTCGGTTTCCTTCTGCGTAGTGGGAAAGGTGCAGCCGAAACACCGCCCGTTGTATTTTACCACCCTGTTTGAAAGCGCCATTGTAACGGGAAAAGCCCAGCCGGTGGAGGATATCGAGGAAAAGACACTGGCACTGGTGGAGCTCTGCAAGAAATATTTTCCCGAGCTTTCCCCCCAGGTAAAAGAAGAAGCGGCACAAAGTGCCCGCAATTCCATGGACCGGACCGGCGTATACCGCATTTCCATCGACGAGATTACCGGCAAGTCCAACATCCCGCAGGAACAGGAAGAAGGGTAA
- the zupT gene encoding zinc transporter ZupT, giving the protein MSNAGIAFIASLAAGLSTGVGSIIGFFTKRTNTKFLSVALGFSAGVMIFVSMVELYPQSVYDMSTHFGEKAAGWATLGAFLGGMLLVALIDRMLPSDQNPHEVKTPEHFHPSPVPKSSHHHLMKTGVFTALAIAIHNFPEGLASFASTLENPQVGLVIAAAIAIHNIPEGMAVSLPVYYATGSRKKAFWMSFLSGMVEPLGAVVGYLIFGTWLTSWVLGAVMAAVAGIMVYISLDELLPAAREYGEHHLSIYGLIGGMVLMGSSLLLLK; this is encoded by the coding sequence ATGTCAAACGCGGGGATTGCCTTTATTGCATCGTTGGCAGCGGGATTATCCACAGGCGTAGGAAGCATCATCGGATTTTTTACCAAACGGACCAATACAAAATTTTTATCGGTAGCGCTTGGATTTTCCGCCGGTGTGATGATTTTTGTCTCCATGGTGGAACTTTATCCTCAATCGGTGTATGATATGAGTACCCACTTTGGTGAAAAAGCGGCAGGATGGGCTACATTAGGCGCCTTTCTGGGAGGTATGCTGCTGGTGGCCCTCATCGACCGGATGCTTCCCTCGGATCAGAACCCTCACGAGGTCAAGACGCCGGAACATTTTCATCCTTCGCCTGTGCCGAAGTCATCCCATCATCACTTGATGAAGACCGGTGTTTTTACCGCCTTGGCCATTGCCATTCACAATTTCCCCGAAGGCCTTGCCAGTTTTGCCTCCACATTGGAGAATCCGCAGGTTGGATTGGTTATTGCAGCGGCTATTGCTATCCATAATATCCCCGAAGGCATGGCGGTGTCGTTGCCGGTGTATTACGCAACCGGAAGCCGCAAGAAGGCATTTTGGATGTCCTTCCTCTCAGGTATGGTAGAGCCTTTGGGAGCGGTCGTAGGCTACCTGATTTTTGGCACATGGCTTACTTCTTGGGTACTGGGGGCCGTCATGGCAGCGGTGGCGGGTATCATGGTGTACATCTCCTTGGATGAACTCCTGCCGGCGGCCAGGGAATATGGCGAACACCACCTATCGATTTATGGCCTCATCGGGGGGATGGTGTTGATGGGAAGCAGTTTATTGCTTTTAAAATAA
- a CDS encoding MetS family NSS transporter small subunit, translating into MNISAICVMLFAIIFIWGGFFFTLGIEIRHSNKEKKGQQGQDNNQDTK; encoded by the coding sequence ATGAATATTTCCGCCATCTGCGTCATGTTGTTTGCCATTATCTTCATCTGGGGCGGCTTTTTCTTCACGTTGGGCATTGAAATCCGTCACAGCAACAAGGAGAAGAAAGGCCAGCAGGGGCAAGACAACAATCAAGATACCAAATGA
- a CDS encoding sodium-dependent transporter, which yields MAKRDQWGSKLGFIFAAIGSAVGLGNIWRFPYVVYKNGGGAFLIPYFVAIFTAGIPLMILEYAMGHKYRGSTPAAMARAKGSKLWEFLGWWPTFTAGFILCYYSVIIAWSARYLTFAFDKSWGSNPNTFFTEDFLRVSSGPFDLGGFRWDILLFMALIWLVNWFVCYRGVSKGIEKFSKVIIPTLFVILVIVAIRGITLPGATDGLNKLFTPDWSRLGDISVWTAAYSQVFFTLSLAMGIMMTYASYLPKKTDIVNTAFVTGLANSSNEILCSIAVFSILGFMSNSQGIPIDQISKDGGIGLAFVAFPQGINLMGDGFSNILGVLLFSCLIFAGLTSSISLLEAFSAPFTDKFKISRKKIVTVVSIVGFIVSSVFATGAGMYILDIVDEFINNYSILVVGLLEAILIGWILKTKVIQEHVNPISYYRAGKWWSISIRFIIPVMLGVMLCMKISQHLTSGYGGYESSALITIGLGIVCVILILAAVTAKLKWRANSPYAGKDKSGE from the coding sequence ATGGCAAAACGAGACCAGTGGGGGAGTAAGCTGGGCTTTATCTTCGCGGCGATTGGCTCTGCCGTGGGATTGGGCAATATCTGGCGCTTCCCGTATGTGGTGTACAAAAACGGCGGCGGCGCATTTTTGATTCCCTATTTCGTCGCCATTTTTACAGCGGGCATCCCGCTGATGATCCTGGAGTACGCCATGGGCCACAAATACCGCGGTTCGACTCCGGCGGCTATGGCCCGTGCAAAGGGCAGCAAACTTTGGGAATTCCTAGGCTGGTGGCCTACTTTTACCGCAGGATTTATCCTTTGTTACTATTCGGTCATTATCGCATGGTCGGCCCGTTACCTGACCTTTGCTTTTGACAAGTCATGGGGCAGCAACCCCAATACTTTCTTTACCGAAGATTTCCTTCGCGTTTCCAGCGGCCCATTCGACTTAGGCGGATTCCGTTGGGACATCCTGTTGTTTATGGCCCTGATCTGGTTGGTTAACTGGTTTGTGTGTTATCGCGGCGTATCCAAGGGAATTGAGAAGTTCAGCAAGGTCATCATCCCCACCTTGTTTGTCATCTTGGTTATCGTGGCTATCCGAGGCATCACCCTGCCCGGCGCTACTGACGGCTTAAACAAACTTTTCACCCCTGATTGGTCCCGGCTGGGCGATATCAGCGTCTGGACGGCGGCTTATTCACAGGTCTTCTTTACACTGAGTTTGGCCATGGGTATTATGATGACGTATGCCAGTTATCTGCCCAAGAAGACCGACATTGTCAACACCGCCTTTGTCACCGGCCTTGCAAACTCCAGCAATGAGATTCTGTGTTCGATCGCTGTGTTCTCCATCCTGGGCTTTATGTCCAATAGCCAGGGCATTCCCATCGATCAGATCTCCAAGGACGGCGGCATCGGTCTGGCCTTTGTGGCCTTCCCGCAGGGCATTAACCTGATGGGCGATGGGTTCTCTAATATCCTGGGCGTGCTGCTGTTTAGCTGCTTGATTTTTGCGGGACTGACTTCTTCCATCAGTTTGTTGGAGGCGTTCTCAGCTCCCTTTACCGATAAGTTTAAGATCAGCCGCAAAAAGATCGTCACAGTTGTGTCCATTGTCGGATTTATCGTCAGCTCGGTGTTTGCCACCGGCGCCGGTATGTATATTTTGGACATTGTGGATGAATTCATCAACAACTATTCCATCTTAGTGGTGGGCCTCCTGGAAGCGATACTCATCGGCTGGATCCTCAAGACCAAGGTCATCCAGGAACATGTCAACCCCATCTCATATTACCGTGCCGGAAAGTGGTGGAGCATCAGCATCCGGTTTATCATTCCGGTGATGTTGGGCGTCATGCTGTGCATGAAGATCAGCCAGCATCTTACCAGCGGCTATGGCGGATACGAGTCCAGTGCATTGATCACCATCGGTTTGGGGATTGTATGCGTCATCCTGATTTTGGCGGCCGTCACCGCCAAGCTCAAATGGCGTGCCAACAGTCCTTATGCAGGCAAGGACAAGTCCGGCGAATGA
- the trxB gene encoding thioredoxin-disulfide reductase, translating to MLYDIMIIGGGPAGLTASLYAGRAGHNVVLFEKMFVGGQAVTTYEIENYPGVPAVSGPELVQKMEEQTKLFGVTTIHEEVTGLSLEGDVKTVTTTGGQYEGKTVILTTGARPKRLEVPGEQEFWGRGVSVCATCDGAFYKGKVTAVVGGGNTAMENAIFLSKFCEKVYVIHRRDTLRGEKSLMKRLEALPNVSFVWDTVVEEIRGGQVVNGITLRQVKTGETSVLPVDGVFVSIGVQPNSGLAQDILETDDYGYLVTDQNMCTRIAGVYAAGDARRTPLRQIVTAAADGAIAAYSASIYLAEESQA from the coding sequence ATGTTGTACGATATTATGATTATAGGGGGCGGTCCGGCTGGACTGACGGCCTCCTTGTATGCAGGCCGTGCGGGACATAACGTGGTTTTGTTTGAGAAGATGTTTGTAGGAGGCCAGGCGGTCACCACGTATGAGATTGAAAATTATCCGGGCGTACCGGCCGTCAGCGGTCCGGAACTGGTGCAGAAAATGGAGGAACAGACCAAACTGTTTGGGGTCACAACCATTCATGAAGAGGTCACTGGACTGTCGCTGGAGGGGGATGTCAAAACAGTGACCACCACCGGAGGACAGTATGAAGGGAAGACTGTCATTCTCACCACCGGCGCCCGGCCAAAGAGGCTGGAAGTACCGGGAGAACAGGAATTCTGGGGGAGGGGCGTATCGGTATGCGCCACCTGTGACGGTGCTTTTTACAAGGGGAAGGTCACAGCCGTAGTAGGAGGCGGCAATACTGCCATGGAAAACGCCATTTTCCTGAGCAAATTCTGTGAAAAGGTGTATGTCATCCATCGTCGGGATACTCTCCGCGGAGAAAAAAGCCTGATGAAACGATTGGAGGCTTTGCCCAATGTATCTTTTGTATGGGATACGGTGGTGGAAGAAATCCGCGGCGGCCAGGTGGTAAACGGCATAACGCTGCGTCAGGTCAAAACGGGGGAAACATCGGTTCTTCCTGTGGATGGGGTATTCGTATCCATAGGGGTGCAGCCCAACAGCGGCTTGGCCCAGGATATCCTGGAGACCGACGATTATGGGTATCTTGTGACCGATCAAAATATGTGTACCCGCATCGCCGGCGTATACGCTGCCGGAGATGCCAGACGTACGCCTTTGCGTCAGATCGTCACAGCAGCAGCCGACGGTGCGATTGCAGCCTACAGCGCATCCATCTATTTGGCTGAAGAAAGCCAGGCATAA
- a CDS encoding SdrD B-like domain-containing protein: MANISGSVWYDPLRQAEKGTAIAQVPVVLYEESTNLGAVALTDSSGAFLFTNVPDGQYHLIEAWGEPGGTSPADWQQAAAMDRPDPADPPVKAVEAASGWANRLDSLTPNTVTVTVAGSDPDPQDFYDGPIEDRPLHLTGGLLAGTNLIVGAGGGGFGECSDGTPSGTSPWPNPYSKALGGVVYSRTIPPESGEVTLCNMVAGIPGWWGTTNHTTGCENGRMLVANEVAKGTVIFQQMVSVMPESNYVLSAWVTGVLQDAESSAPDINLRAKVTAPDGTSLLDYAFAPIPAADLSQWTQLGALFESGPYMHLYLEILAEGDGKERNTFAIDDISLMPVVRDNLLSITQEADQESVREGDTVGYTVTIKNTSDYPLEQVSFQGEIPVGLTFVPGSLVINGSDEGVEAADLNDAVQLGLLPPGGVKIISYQAQVQSLSAGRMQQCAGEASYLFLKSASGDLFYYTEKSNTVYLNQPDCVRGKAVTQLVKAMALEQEAIAKILQAEGAKRKAMMEFQGDTPEEMLHLDSGMLDAVQSLADLQAILHQSIAEVQPKDVDEIQ; this comes from the coding sequence ATGGCAAATATAAGCGGGTCGGTATGGTACGATCCCCTGCGCCAGGCGGAAAAGGGAACGGCAATCGCTCAGGTACCGGTTGTCTTGTACGAGGAGAGTACCAATCTAGGCGCTGTGGCGTTGACCGATTCGTCAGGCGCCTTTTTATTTACAAACGTACCCGACGGACAATATCATCTCATTGAGGCGTGGGGGGAACCGGGCGGGACATCCCCAGCCGACTGGCAACAAGCCGCCGCCATGGATCGTCCGGATCCCGCTGATCCTCCGGTAAAAGCGGTGGAGGCGGCGTCCGGATGGGCCAACCGTCTGGATTCCCTGACCCCCAACACTGTGACGGTTACAGTGGCGGGATCCGACCCTGATCCCCAGGATTTTTACGACGGCCCCATCGAAGACCGTCCCCTTCATCTGACGGGGGGCCTATTGGCGGGGACCAACCTGATCGTGGGAGCGGGAGGCGGCGGTTTTGGAGAGTGCAGTGACGGGACCCCTTCTGGAACCTCCCCATGGCCCAATCCCTATTCCAAGGCACTGGGAGGCGTCGTCTATTCCCGTACTATACCGCCGGAGAGCGGGGAAGTCACATTGTGCAATATGGTAGCAGGGATTCCCGGATGGTGGGGCACTACCAACCATACCACGGGCTGTGAAAACGGCCGGATGCTGGTGGCCAATGAGGTGGCCAAAGGGACGGTTATTTTCCAGCAGATGGTGTCGGTGATGCCGGAATCCAATTATGTGCTCTCGGCCTGGGTGACAGGCGTCTTGCAGGATGCGGAATCCTCAGCCCCGGATATCAACCTCAGGGCAAAAGTGACGGCGCCCGACGGTACGTCGCTTTTGGACTATGCGTTTGCCCCCATTCCAGCGGCTGATTTATCCCAATGGACTCAGTTGGGCGCCCTGTTTGAGAGCGGACCGTATATGCATCTTTATCTGGAGATCCTGGCCGAAGGAGACGGCAAGGAGAGAAATACCTTTGCCATAGATGATATCTCCCTGATGCCGGTGGTACGGGATAATCTGTTGTCCATTACCCAGGAAGCCGATCAAGAGAGCGTGCGGGAAGGGGATACGGTGGGTTACACCGTCACCATAAAGAATACGTCGGACTATCCATTGGAACAAGTGTCGTTCCAAGGCGAGATCCCCGTCGGACTCACCTTTGTGCCGGGTAGCCTGGTGATCAACGGCAGCGATGAGGGCGTTGAAGCAGCCGATTTGAACGATGCCGTCCAACTGGGACTTCTTCCTCCCGGCGGGGTAAAGATCATCTCTTACCAGGCGCAGGTGCAGAGTTTGTCGGCCGGGCGGATGCAGCAGTGCGCAGGAGAGGCGTCTTATCTCTTCCTGAAGTCGGCGTCCGGAGATTTGTTTTATTATACCGAGAAGAGCAATACCGTGTATCTCAATCAGCCGGATTGTGTGCGGGGGAAGGCCGTCACCCAGCTGGTCAAGGCCATGGCCTTGGAACAGGAAGCCATCGCAAAGATTTTGCAGGCCGAAGGGGCAAAGCGCAAGGCCATGATGGAATTCCAGGGCGATACGCCGGAGGAAATGCTCCATCTGGACAGCGGCATGCTGGACGCCGTACAGTCGTTGGCCGATCTCCAGGCGATTCTGCATCAGAGCATCGCAGAGGTCCAGCCAAAAGACGTAGATGAAATTCAGTAG